The Nakamurella antarctica genomic interval AGCAATATGCAGTAGTCAGCCTCGGTGAGGTTGAGGCCAAAGCCGCCGGCTTTCAGGCTGATGAGGAACACGGGTGCACGCCCAGACTTGAAGCGGTCTAGCACTTCTGGCCGATCACGGGTCGACCCGTCGAGGTAGCAATAGTCGAAACCGGCCGATTCCAGGCGACCTCGCACCTTCGTCAAGAAACCGGTAAATTGACTAAACACCAGGACTCGGTGTCCCTCGGCAACGATATCGTCGAGTTGCTCAAGTAAGGCGTCGAGCTTGGTCGAAGGAATGGCGGAGTATTTTTCATCGATCAGGCTTGCGTCCAGGCTGAGCCGGCGCAGGAGGGTCAGCGACCGGAAGATCTCGAACCGATTCTTATCCATGTCGTTGATGAGCCCGAGCACTTTCTGCCGCTCTCGCTGTAGATGGGTCTGGTAGACCTTTCGGTGCTGGGGGTTGAGTTCCAACTCGATGGTCTGCTCCTGCTTCGGTGGCAGATCTTTCGCTACCTGATCCTTGGTGCGGCGCAACATCAATGGTCGGATGCGGCGCCGAAGCTGGGCGAGCTTCTCAGCCTCGACACCCTTTTCGATGGGCTTTTGGTAGTACTCGGCAAAACGTTGCGGGGTGGCGAACAAGCCCGGGGCGGTGATCGAGAACAGCGACCACAGCTCCATCAGGTTGTTTTCCATGGGCGTGCCGGTGATCGCGAGCTTGAAGGGTGTGGTGAGTTTCTTGGCGCACTTATAGCCTTGGGACAGGTGGTTTTTCACAAATTGGGCTTCATCCAGGATCAGACCCGCCCACTCCAGGCTGTCGTAGGCGGCAAACTCAAGGCGGAACAACGCATATGACGTGATCACGATGTCGGCACCCTCGACCACATCCGCGAGCTCGATGCCGCGCTTCTTGCCGGTCCCGGTGACCGCAACGGTAGACAGGGTAGGGGCAAACCGCTTCGTTTCCGCTTGCCAGTTCCCGACGACGCTGGTCGGAGCGACCACCAGAAACGGCCGCCGAGTCCTACCTTGGTGGACAGCGCGAGTGATCAGCGCGAGCGCCTGAATGGTTTTACCCAAACCCATGTCGTCAGCCAGAATGCCGCCCAGCCCGCTGTCGCAGAGGAAGCTGAGCCAGTCGTACCCATCCTGCTGGTAGGGCCGCAGTGTCACGTCCATCGTCGGTGCGAGCTCCTGATGCGTCAACTCGCCGACGTTGTTCAGGGCGCTGACCGATTCCTGCCACGCCCTCGCTTGGTCGTCGACGACGCCGAGCGCATGGAGGTCATTCCAGAGGCTGGCCTGGTATCGACTGATACGGACTGACTTCTCGCCCGGATCGAGCAGCAGCCGGGCCTCCTCGATGAGCACCCGGAGTTGCTCGAAAGCTGTTGTTGCCAAGCGAAAGTAGGTGCCATCTTCCATGATCATGTGGTCTTGGCCGCGGGCCAAGGCTAGAAAAATCTCCCGCAGCGGCACGTCCGCGCCGTCCACGCTGACGCTGATCTCGAGATCCAACCAGTCTCTGCCCTGAGCCGATTCGCTGCCAGCGATGGCAATAACGGCATCGGATTCTGCAGCGCGGTAGGTCGCTTCCCCTAGTACCACCAGCTCGAGACCATCAAGGTTCTGCAGTACCGGCAAGAGTTCGGCGAGGAATTCCAGCATCTGTAGGCCAGCTAGTTTCTTCTCCGGTGTAATTCTGCCAGCGTCAAACAGAGCGGGCAAAGCAAGGACCGATGACGACAAGCGCTGCAGTACAGCGCTTTCGAATTCCAAATCTCGGTAGGTGACCCGCTGTGCGCCCGGGTAAAGCCCCTGCCTGGTCGAATCGCCGAAGTAGTTCCAATTCCATCGAATGTGAAGTTCGTGCCCAGGCAGATGCTCCACGACCAGTTCGAGTTTTGGGAGTGGCGGTTCGGGAATAGTGAACGACTCGTCAGTGGAGGTGAGGTGCACCCTGCGGCGCAGCGCGGGAAGATAGGTGGCGACGAACCGGTCAATCTCGGGGTTCGCAATTTCCTGTGTGCCAGCCTGAAAAACGGAGCGCAACTCTTTGCGGACAGTCGATTCCAGTGGCGTGATGGTCAGATAGAGGTCCTTGATAGATGCGGCCAGATCCCCGGCGATCCATGAGACCACCGCGGTGGCAGGGGATCCGAGTAATAGGCACGATTCGGATCGGACAGGCCCGACCGCGGCGGCAACGATGGGACGCAAGGAAATACCGTTGCTCGCGCGGGAGATATCGAGGGCAATCCTGACTGGCCGCGCTTCGACCTGAACTGCTGATTGCTCCTTATCGGAGCCGATCAGGGTGATCCCGACCTCGCCCGCCCGGGCGAGCAGGTCCCAGAACGCCGCCCCGGCGATGTCCTCCAAGTACAGCCACGATGTCGGTGCGTAGTACGAGCCACCGGCGGCTATCGCGGCGATTGAGCTGAGCCATTTCAGATGCGCGGCATTGGGTTGGCTGCGGCCGTATCCGAAATAGTGCAGATTCGACCATCCGATTCCCGTTCGAACCCACTTACCCTTGCTGCCACGCTGAACGGGACGAATCCCCAAAGTGGAAGGTCGCAGCTGCGCACCCGCCAGCGGTGTGGACGCATATCGGCTGGCAGGCGCCATCAACTCGAATTGCAGGCCAAGCGGGACCTCGCCGGTTGCGGGTTCGTCATCGGGCTGCTCGATGAGTCCGGCCAGCGATCGTTCCCAGGCTGGCTTCGGCGGGGGAGCGTGGCGGCTGCCGAGTCCGCTGATGATCAGCGCTGCGATGTGTTTGCACTTCATCCGCACAGGGCACGAACACACCCCGGTGAGGGCCGCGATGGACTCGCCGCGCATTACCAGCGAAACGCTTGCCCGGTAGGGGGTTCGGGCCGTGCCCTGTACCTGGCCGACGACAGTAAGCGGTTCTTCGGTGACAGCGACGTCGATAACGGCGCCGCGGCGGACATAGTCCAGCCCTTTCTGCAAGGTGGCGCCGCCGACGAGTCGGCTCAGCGACAGTACGTCAATCACCGTGGGCAGCCGATCATCGTCAGAGGCAATGGGGAGGCAGTTGTCGACACAGGCGCAGCCTACTGAGAAGAACCGACGCTGCACACCGCCGCACAGCACCACCGCCGCCTCACCGCCGCACAGCCGAGCGGAGCGTCTGAGGGGCGCGGGCAGAACTCATGCTTTTCTCACTTGCGCCGAGCTTGGATTCGGCGAACCCATCCCCAGTTGTGTCAGTACCTACGAGCGAAGGGGAGTTTCCTCTCGGTGCTGATCGCCCTCGGTGCCGGAGGGAAAGCTTGCGTAGGGCAACGCATTCCAAGATTCGGACTGCGATCCCTAGCCGACTTTGACCACCAAGAATGTGGGTAAGTCACCGACCACCGTCGTCTCCAGCGGGCTGGTCCGCACACCAAACGAGTGTCCTGCAACCTTGAGGCCGTCGACGCTGAGGCTGCCAGCGCTCGGTGACGGATTTAGCGTCATCGTCTCGCCGGGAACGTCTACGCGCAGGCCGAGAATGCTTTGCAACAACACCGCTGCCGAAGCCGCTGACCAGGCTTGCGGACGGCAGGACGCGGAATAGGGAACCAGCGCCGCAGTGTCGTCAAAAACGCCGAAAAGCTCCGGCATCCGCCCGTAAAAGGCGGTGCCAGCGGTCAGCAGACCTTCGGTGAGCACCGCGGCTTGCGCGATCAGACCTTCTCTCGTCATGCCGTCGATCACAATCGCCGTGTCGTGGGGCCAGACCGAGCCGCAGTGGTAGCTCAGTTCCGAATAACCGCCGCCGGTCGACGACATCGTCCGTAGCCCATACGCTGTCGCCATGGTCGGGTCGACCATGCGATCGGCCACGATGATGGCTTCGGCGGGATCCAAGATGCCGGTACCTAAGAGATGGCCCATGTTTGAAGTGACTGAATCCACGAGTTGTTTGTGGCCATCGAGTGCGATCCCAAGGTAGGAGCCGCGCTCGTCTGAGGTCCAGAACGACTGGTGCACGGCGGCTTTGAGCCTGGCAGCGTATGCCAGCCACTGGCTAGCGCCGGGCCGGCCGAAGGCTTCCAGCAGCGCCGCCCCCGCGATGGCTGCCTGGTAGGCGTAGCCCTGGACCTCCACCAAAGCGACGGGCCCTTCGGCGATCCGGCCATCGGCAAACCGCACCGAATCCCCGGAGTCTTTCCAACCCTGGTTCGTCAGGCCGCGGCCGGATCGGTCGATGTACTCCAGGAAGCCATCACCGTCGCTGTCACCGTAATTTGCCAGCCACGCGAGCGCAGCCTCGGCTGCTGGCAACAGTTCTCGGACGTGCTCATCTGCTAATCCCCACCGCCAAGCATCGTGCAGGAGGCAAATCCAGAGCGGCGTGGCGTCGATGGTGCCGTAGTAGAGCGGAGGCAGGAACGTGTGCGACACCTCGGACGGTGCGCGCCGGAGCTCGTGCGGAATCTTGCCGGGTTCCTCGGCCGTGTCGAGCACCACCGATGTGCCCTGGTAGGCAGCGAGAGTCCGCAGGGTTCCTAACGCCATTTCCGTCCCGAGCGGCAGCAGCATTCGGGCCGCCCAGATGGAGTCGCGGCCGAAAAGTGTGAGGTACCAGGGGGAGCCGGCGGCGAAGAACTCGTCGTTCGGGGCCAGTCCGGTGCAGAGCCGAAGTCCCTTGAGATCGGCAATGCTGGTGGTGATCAGCGGCGCCAGTCTTCGGTCGTCTGCCATCACGTGCGGGGCGGTGAACGGCGCTGCACCCAGCGGCGCGGTAACTGCTGCGCCGTCGTCGGCGACTTCTACCGACCAGCCGCATGAGCGCGCAGACCTGGCTGGTACGAACAAGTTCCACGTGGCAACCACGTCATTGCCCTCGATCACCAGGTCAGCGTCATCTGCCTGGACCCATACGGTGGTCTGGGCGGCGGCGAACAGTGCTCGGGTGCCTTGCAAAACGGGTGTGCGCGGTTGCGAGTGCAGACCGGATTTGACCATCTCCATATCCGCGAGATCAGTGGCCAGTCGTAGCTCCAGGGTCAGGTGCCAATCGGTAAACCCAGCGTTATGGAGCACAAAGTTTTCTTGGCACCCCGTGGCCAGCGCCTTTCGGCGCCGGCGCAGCCACCTGATCGGGTCCGGTGTGGGGTCTTCGACAGAGCGAGTCACAGCAACAAACTCAGCTTCGGCTGCGCCCAGTATCTGGTGGCTGACCGGTTCCAAAGCAGCCCCGGAAACGGACACCACGGCCTGGCCGATAGCTCGCAAATCTGCGGCAAAGATGCCCTGTGCGCCCACCGGGTGGATCTGGCCATCCTTGCCCGACAGGCTGACGGTCGGCGCAGCCAGACAGGTCACCAGATCGTGGAGGAACGGCTGCAGACCTTGCTGAGTCATGGCGGAGCACTCGATTCTTCCGGGAAGAAGTAGGCCCGGCCCCACTGGTAGAAACGGGCGAATTTTTGATTACGTTTTGGCAAAGAGCTTGACAGGCTATGTGACTCAGCCGACACTTCGACCTTAGTTGGATCGATCCAACGGACGCAAGCCTGAAATTGGAACGATCCATTAGGACCAATCGTCAAGGAGGACGAGTGACCGATACGGCAACCAATAACACCGCAAGCACTCCTGCCTCGGCCTCGAAAGCCACCCTCGACTCGGTAGCAAAGCTGGCTTGTGTCTCCCGCCAGACAGTGTCGAACGTGATGAACTCCCCGGCATTGGTGAAGGCAGAAACAGCGGAGCGGGTCCATCAGGCCATCAAACAACTGGGGTACCGGCCGAACCTAGCCGCTAAGCGCTTGCGCACGGGCCAATCCCGGTTGATCGGCCTGCGAATCGTCGGTGTCGACGGCGACGCGGTCTTTGACCGTTTCCTACACGCGCTGACCGATGCGGCAGCGCTTCGTGATTACCGCATCATTTTGTACACCTCACCGACTGACGCGGGAGAGATCGCCGCTTTCGACGAACTCCTCGATCGCTGGGACATCGACGGCATCGTGCTCACTAGCACCCACCGCGGCGACGTGCGTACCGATCACCTGGCCACCAAGGGCATTCCGTGTGTGACCTTCGGCCGCCCCTGGGACGACTCGGACCACCACTCCTGGGTGGATGTCGATGGACGCGCCGGCACCAAAGCTGCGACCGAAACGTTGATCGCAGCTGGCCATCGACGGATCGGGTTTTTGGGCTGGCAGCCAGACTCCGACGTCGGCAACGATCGTGAGGCTGGGTGGCGCGAGGCGATGCGCGAAGCCAATCTTGACTGCTGCGAACCGGTGCGACGCGACAACACTCTGGATTCCGCCCGGATGGGCGCCCGCGAAATGCTGGCGCCTGCAGTGGCCGATTCCGACCTGCCGGTCACCGACGCTTTGACAGCGGTGGTGTGCGTGTCCGACGTCATGGCACTGGGAATGCTAGCCGAGCTCGCCGCCCAAGGGCGTCCCACCGGGATTTCGATCGTCGGCTTCGATAACTCGACCGTGGCTGCCAGCAATGGGTTGAGTTCGGTGGATCAACCACTGGTGGCGGTGGCCGATCACTGCGCCCGGCTGCTCATCGACCAAATTGAACGGCCATCCGGCGCTACAGCCGCGCTGGAGCGGATTCTGCTCCCGCCGAAATTTATCCCTCGGGCCTCTTCGCGGCCACCAGACCAGTAGTCGTCGCCTCGCAATGTCCCCCTAGTTTTCCTGCACCAAACCACGCGGACCTGAATCCAGTGCCGTGCCCCTTGGCCTTAAGGAGCCTGCGTCATGAGAAGTACCCGCTTAGTAAAATCTGCTGTGGCTGGCACCATCGCCGCCACATTATTGTTGGTCTCCGCGTGCGGTAGCTCCGACTCAACCGCTGGCAGCTCGAGCAGCTCCAGCAGTGCAGCACCCGCAGCAAGCAGCGCAGATGGTTCGACCGCCGATACCCCTGCCGCCTCTGGTAGCGAGATGGCCCCGGCTTCCTCGAGCGCGGCACCTGTTGCCGGCGGCGCTGAGCTATCCGTGCTGATCGGTAGCTCCGGCCAGGTCGAAACTGACGCTCTGATGTCCGCCACCGACGCGTGGGGCAAGGACACCGGCAACAAGGTCACAGTCGCGCCCGCTCAGGATCTCGGACAGCAACTGGCCCAGGGCTTCTCGTCCAATACCCCACCCGATCTCTTTTACGTAGGGGCTGATCAGGTCGCAAACTATGCCAAGGCTGACAACATTGCTCAGTACGCCGACGGCCTCAGCAACGCCAGCGATTTCTACCCGGCGCTCAAGGACTCATTCACCTACGACGGCAAATTCTATTGCGCACCCAAAGATATGTCGACCCTGGCGCTGTTCATCAACAATGACCTTTGGGCCAAGGCTGGCCTGACCGATGCTGACATTCCGAAGAATTGGGATGACCTGGCGAAAGTAGCTAAGAAGCTGACGGTTAACGGTGTGGCTGGCCTCGCGCTCGCCCCCGAACGCGACCGGATCGACGCGTTCCTGGTGCAGAACGGCGCCTACCTGACCGATGATGCGGGAAAAATCACCGCCAACGACCCGAAGAACGTCGA includes:
- a CDS encoding LacI family DNA-binding transcriptional regulator, translated to MTDTATNNTASTPASASKATLDSVAKLACVSRQTVSNVMNSPALVKAETAERVHQAIKQLGYRPNLAAKRLRTGQSRLIGLRIVGVDGDAVFDRFLHALTDAAALRDYRIILYTSPTDAGEIAAFDELLDRWDIDGIVLTSTHRGDVRTDHLATKGIPCVTFGRPWDDSDHHSWVDVDGRAGTKAATETLIAAGHRRIGFLGWQPDSDVGNDREAGWREAMREANLDCCEPVRRDNTLDSARMGAREMLAPAVADSDLPVTDALTAVVCVSDVMALGMLAELAAQGRPTGISIVGFDNSTVAASNGLSSVDQPLVAVADHCARLLIDQIERPSGATAALERILLPPKFIPRASSRPPDQ
- a CDS encoding DEAD/DEAH box helicase; amino-acid sequence: MIDVLSLSRLVGGATLQKGLDYVRRGAVIDVAVTEEPLTVVGQVQGTARTPYRASVSLVMRGESIAALTGVCSCPVRMKCKHIAALIISGLGSRHAPPPKPAWERSLAGLIEQPDDEPATGEVPLGLQFELMAPASRYASTPLAGAQLRPSTLGIRPVQRGSKGKWVRTGIGWSNLHYFGYGRSQPNAAHLKWLSSIAAIAAGGSYYAPTSWLYLEDIAGAAFWDLLARAGEVGITLIGSDKEQSAVQVEARPVRIALDISRASNGISLRPIVAAAVGPVRSESCLLLGSPATAVVSWIAGDLAASIKDLYLTITPLESTVRKELRSVFQAGTQEIANPEIDRFVATYLPALRRRVHLTSTDESFTIPEPPLPKLELVVEHLPGHELHIRWNWNYFGDSTRQGLYPGAQRVTYRDLEFESAVLQRLSSSVLALPALFDAGRITPEKKLAGLQMLEFLAELLPVLQNLDGLELVVLGEATYRAAESDAVIAIAGSESAQGRDWLDLEISVSVDGADVPLREIFLALARGQDHMIMEDGTYFRLATTAFEQLRVLIEEARLLLDPGEKSVRISRYQASLWNDLHALGVVDDQARAWQESVSALNNVGELTHQELAPTMDVTLRPYQQDGYDWLSFLCDSGLGGILADDMGLGKTIQALALITRAVHQGRTRRPFLVVAPTSVVGNWQAETKRFAPTLSTVAVTGTGKKRGIELADVVEGADIVITSYALFRLEFAAYDSLEWAGLILDEAQFVKNHLSQGYKCAKKLTTPFKLAITGTPMENNLMELWSLFSITAPGLFATPQRFAEYYQKPIEKGVEAEKLAQLRRRIRPLMLRRTKDQVAKDLPPKQEQTIELELNPQHRKVYQTHLQRERQKVLGLINDMDKNRFEIFRSLTLLRRLSLDASLIDEKYSAIPSTKLDALLEQLDDIVAEGHRVLVFSQFTGFLTKVRGRLESAGFDYCYLDGSTRDRPEVLDRFKSGRAPVFLISLKAGGFGLNLTEADYCILLDPWWNPASEAQAVDRVHRIGQTKNVMVYRLVAKGTIEEKVMALKASKAKLFSSVMDSGGVPAGALTASDIRGLLS
- a CDS encoding glycogen debranching N-terminal domain-containing protein — its product is MTQQGLQPFLHDLVTCLAAPTVSLSGKDGQIHPVGAQGIFAADLRAIGQAVVSVSGAALEPVSHQILGAAEAEFVAVTRSVEDPTPDPIRWLRRRRKALATGCQENFVLHNAGFTDWHLTLELRLATDLADMEMVKSGLHSQPRTPVLQGTRALFAAAQTTVWVQADDADLVIEGNDVVATWNLFVPARSARSCGWSVEVADDGAAVTAPLGAAPFTAPHVMADDRRLAPLITTSIADLKGLRLCTGLAPNDEFFAAGSPWYLTLFGRDSIWAARMLLPLGTEMALGTLRTLAAYQGTSVVLDTAEEPGKIPHELRRAPSEVSHTFLPPLYYGTIDATPLWICLLHDAWRWGLADEHVRELLPAAEAALAWLANYGDSDGDGFLEYIDRSGRGLTNQGWKDSGDSVRFADGRIAEGPVALVEVQGYAYQAAIAGAALLEAFGRPGASQWLAYAARLKAAVHQSFWTSDERGSYLGIALDGHKQLVDSVTSNMGHLLGTGILDPAEAIIVADRMVDPTMATAYGLRTMSSTGGGYSELSYHCGSVWPHDTAIVIDGMTREGLIAQAAVLTEGLLTAGTAFYGRMPELFGVFDDTAALVPYSASCRPQAWSAASAAVLLQSILGLRVDVPGETMTLNPSPSAGSLSVDGLKVAGHSFGVRTSPLETTVVGDLPTFLVVKVG
- a CDS encoding sugar ABC transporter substrate-binding protein, which produces MRSTRLVKSAVAGTIAATLLLVSACGSSDSTAGSSSSSSSAAPAASSADGSTADTPAASGSEMAPASSSAAPVAGGAELSVLIGSSGQVETDALMSATDAWGKDTGNKVTVAPAQDLGQQLAQGFSSNTPPDLFYVGADQVANYAKADNIAQYADGLSNASDFYPALKDSFTYDGKFYCAPKDMSTLALFINNDLWAKAGLTDADIPKNWDDLAKVAKKLTVNGVAGLALAPERDRIDAFLVQNGAYLTDDAGKITANDPKNVEALTFVKKMMTDGVVKTPAELSAGWAGEAFGKQAAAMTIEGNWLLGAMGKDFPTVKYTVAELPAGPTGTKGTLVFTNCWGISATTKFPEQAKALVEYLTGSDQQMTFAKAFGVIPSVESAKDTYLKEFPKNKPFVDGVGYARGVVNFPGVTAELAEFNAQLQALATGDPQTILDDLQKNLEAAIG